The following coding sequences lie in one Arachis ipaensis cultivar K30076 chromosome B05, Araip1.1, whole genome shotgun sequence genomic window:
- the LOC107644049 gene encoding eukaryotic peptide chain release factor subunit 1-3 isoform X1 produces the protein MICLSHLFMWLAIVFMLLANNCSEMADAHETDKNIEIWKIKKLIKALEAARGNGTSMISLIMPPRDQISRVTKMLGDEFGTASNIKSRVNRQSVLGAITSAQQRLKLYNKVPPNGLVLYTGTIVTEDGKEKKVTIDFEPFRPINASLYLCDNKFHTEALNELLESDDKFGFIVMDGNGTLFGTLSGNTREVLHKFSVDLPKKHGRGGQSALRFARLRMEKRHNYVRKTAELATQFYINPATSQPNVSGLILAGSADFKTELSQSDMFDPRLQAKILNVVDVSYGGENGFNQAIELSSEILSNVKFIQEKRLIGKYFEEISQDTGKYVFGVEDTLKALEMGAVETLIVWENLDMSRFVLKNSATGEVVIQHFNKEQEANQSNFRDPVSNADYEVQEKISLLEWFANEYRRFGCTLEFVTNKSQEGSQFCRGFGGIGGILRYQLDMRTFDDFSDDDAVYESE, from the exons ATGATTTGTCTTTCACATTTATTTATGTGGCTAGCAATTGTGTTCAT GTTATTGGCCAACAATTGTTCTGAGATGGCTGATGCACACGAGACTGACAAGAACATTGAGATTTGGAAGATCAAGAAATTGATCAAAGCTCTCGAGGCTGCTAGAGGAAATGGGACAAGTATGATTTCCCTTATCATGCCCCCACGTGATCAAATATCTCGAGTTACCAAGATGCTTGGTGATGAGTTTGGTACTGCTTCCAACATCAAGAGCAGGGTGAACCGGCAGTCTGTGCTTGGGGCCATCACCTCTGCCCAGCAGAGGCTCAAGCTCTATAACAAGGTTCCTCCAAACGGGCTTGTGCTGTATACTGGCACAATTGTTACTGAAGATGGGAAGGAAAAGAAGGTTACTATTGACTTTGAGCCTTTCAGACCTATCAATGCTTCCCTCTATCTGTGTGACAACAAGTTTCATACTGAGGCTCTAAATGAGCTTTTGGAGTCAGATGACAAGTTTGGGTTCATTGTCATGGATGGCAATGGTACCCTGTTTGGCACCTTGAGCGgtaacacaagggaagtgcttCATAAATTCAGTGTCGATCTCCCAAAGAAGCATGGAAGAGGAGGGCAATCAGCTCTTCGATTTGCCCGTCTTCGCATGGAGAAACGTCATAACTATGTCAGGAAGACTGCAGAGCTTGCAACTCAGTTTTATATCAATCCAGCTACCAGCCAGCCAAATGTTTCTGGATTAATACTTGCTGGTTCAGCTGATTTCAAAACTGAGCTTAGTCAGTCTGATATGTTTGATCCTCGACTCCAAGCAAAAATTCTCAATGTTGTAGATGTTTCCTATGGTGGTGAAAATGGGTTTAATCAGGCTATTGAACTTTCATCTGAGATTCTGTCCAATGTGAAATTTATCCAGGAGAAACGCTTGATTGGAAAATATTTTGAGGAAATTAGCCAGGATACTGGGAAATATGTTTTTGGGGTTGAGGATACTTTGAAAGCTTTGGAGATGGGAGCTGTTGAGACACTCATTGTGTGGGAAAATTTGGATATGAGTAGGTTTGTCTTGAAAAACAGTGCTACTGGTGAGGTTGTCATTCAACACTTCAACAAGGAACAAGAGGCCAATCAGAGCAACTTCCGGGATCCTGTATCCAATGCTGATTATGAGGTGCAGGAAAAAATCTCTCTTTTGGAGTGGTTTGCAAATGAATACAGGCGGTTTGGTTGCACTCTTGAGTTTGTCACAAATAAGTCGCAAGAAGGTTCACAGTTTTGTAGAGGTTTTGGTGGGATTGGTGGTATCTTGCGCTACCAGCTGGACATGAGGACATTTGATGATTTCTCTGATGATGATGCTGTCTATGAATCTGAATAG
- the LOC107644049 gene encoding eukaryotic peptide chain release factor subunit 1-3 isoform X2 encodes MADAHETDKNIEIWKIKKLIKALEAARGNGTSMISLIMPPRDQISRVTKMLGDEFGTASNIKSRVNRQSVLGAITSAQQRLKLYNKVPPNGLVLYTGTIVTEDGKEKKVTIDFEPFRPINASLYLCDNKFHTEALNELLESDDKFGFIVMDGNGTLFGTLSGNTREVLHKFSVDLPKKHGRGGQSALRFARLRMEKRHNYVRKTAELATQFYINPATSQPNVSGLILAGSADFKTELSQSDMFDPRLQAKILNVVDVSYGGENGFNQAIELSSEILSNVKFIQEKRLIGKYFEEISQDTGKYVFGVEDTLKALEMGAVETLIVWENLDMSRFVLKNSATGEVVIQHFNKEQEANQSNFRDPVSNADYEVQEKISLLEWFANEYRRFGCTLEFVTNKSQEGSQFCRGFGGIGGILRYQLDMRTFDDFSDDDAVYESE; translated from the coding sequence ATGGCTGATGCACACGAGACTGACAAGAACATTGAGATTTGGAAGATCAAGAAATTGATCAAAGCTCTCGAGGCTGCTAGAGGAAATGGGACAAGTATGATTTCCCTTATCATGCCCCCACGTGATCAAATATCTCGAGTTACCAAGATGCTTGGTGATGAGTTTGGTACTGCTTCCAACATCAAGAGCAGGGTGAACCGGCAGTCTGTGCTTGGGGCCATCACCTCTGCCCAGCAGAGGCTCAAGCTCTATAACAAGGTTCCTCCAAACGGGCTTGTGCTGTATACTGGCACAATTGTTACTGAAGATGGGAAGGAAAAGAAGGTTACTATTGACTTTGAGCCTTTCAGACCTATCAATGCTTCCCTCTATCTGTGTGACAACAAGTTTCATACTGAGGCTCTAAATGAGCTTTTGGAGTCAGATGACAAGTTTGGGTTCATTGTCATGGATGGCAATGGTACCCTGTTTGGCACCTTGAGCGgtaacacaagggaagtgcttCATAAATTCAGTGTCGATCTCCCAAAGAAGCATGGAAGAGGAGGGCAATCAGCTCTTCGATTTGCCCGTCTTCGCATGGAGAAACGTCATAACTATGTCAGGAAGACTGCAGAGCTTGCAACTCAGTTTTATATCAATCCAGCTACCAGCCAGCCAAATGTTTCTGGATTAATACTTGCTGGTTCAGCTGATTTCAAAACTGAGCTTAGTCAGTCTGATATGTTTGATCCTCGACTCCAAGCAAAAATTCTCAATGTTGTAGATGTTTCCTATGGTGGTGAAAATGGGTTTAATCAGGCTATTGAACTTTCATCTGAGATTCTGTCCAATGTGAAATTTATCCAGGAGAAACGCTTGATTGGAAAATATTTTGAGGAAATTAGCCAGGATACTGGGAAATATGTTTTTGGGGTTGAGGATACTTTGAAAGCTTTGGAGATGGGAGCTGTTGAGACACTCATTGTGTGGGAAAATTTGGATATGAGTAGGTTTGTCTTGAAAAACAGTGCTACTGGTGAGGTTGTCATTCAACACTTCAACAAGGAACAAGAGGCCAATCAGAGCAACTTCCGGGATCCTGTATCCAATGCTGATTATGAGGTGCAGGAAAAAATCTCTCTTTTGGAGTGGTTTGCAAATGAATACAGGCGGTTTGGTTGCACTCTTGAGTTTGTCACAAATAAGTCGCAAGAAGGTTCACAGTTTTGTAGAGGTTTTGGTGGGATTGGTGGTATCTTGCGCTACCAGCTGGACATGAGGACATTTGATGATTTCTCTGATGATGATGCTGTCTATGAATCTGAATAG